The Betta splendens chromosome 7, fBetSpl5.4, whole genome shotgun sequence genome includes a window with the following:
- the usp19 gene encoding ubiquitin carboxyl-terminal hydrolase 19 isoform X4 yields the protein MFHTSLPERNLLLGQLVFWAVLIFGHCQESEVTMTNDVFVDWKQNVNEVTVRLRCGEEVQKIEDINTTFTDTDCCVCLPDGREWSCQLQEEIEASCSKVQHKGNFLHIIMHKKIPFHIWPSLKSNKKEKGKGTVPADETKNTKKQEVKPVTLESSEEPKLLPQAQPQSPSSPAQRRNSGRTERGVKRGFKNKAASDKATLDSEGTKAETVEGPSTSSKPVTVMTGGQQPQEPSAKRTTVRLPKTTKGAISPADRETHSVKSTGDAPPAQPPTAQTKRKDADKRAEKLGRGQEQKPGVAVAASSHTNKAQVAGTLNQSSDKSETIAHGSESQSATPISTSDCLEPVILNNKVQSASPEMLGDKADSEIEERTVEQKAEQVTLLCQQHGSGDAVPLPPVGKAVSHGLPQSPEQKQSSCYGEEKRDQSKEEPLDIKQQEAPEPMVNLQLVKNDSYEKGTDLMVVNVYMKEICRDTARVIFREQDFTLIFQTSDANFLRLHSDCGSNTVFKWQVKLRNLIQPEQCSYSFTPSRVDITLKKRHSQRWGGLEAPATQGAVGGAKVAVPSSPACMEKSQPGSSQHNLPAKEEPPRVGDEKPKAPKASSRAEDSVLDTVAPRTVSEHVAITKPEPTVTTPKPTCMVQPMTHAPPASSERHEEEEEKKVCLPGFTGLVNLGNTCFMNSVIQSLSNTRELRDYFHDRAFEAEINCNNPLGTGGRLAIGFAVLLRALWKGTHHAFQPSKLKAIVASKASQFTGYAQHDAQEFMAFLLDGLHEDLNRIQNKPYTETVDSDGRLDEVVAEEAWQRHKMRNDSFIVDLFQGQFKSKLVCPTCSKVSITFDPFLYLPVPLPQKQKVLSVFYFAKEPHKKPIKFLVSVSKESSSTAEVLESISRSVRVKPENLRLAEVGKNRFQRMFLPSHSLDTVSSTDYLFCFEVLSKDLVKEKVVLIRVQQKLQVPNIPISKCAACLKPPGTEEEKLKRCTRCYRVGYCNQLCQRTHWPNHKGLCRPNAENVGLPFLISVPESRLSYARLTQLLEGYSRFSVNVFQPPFQSGRTSPETSQSRVELPSVPGGSSEGHGSGDEATGSSSTVGEAGDLDLDRQALLPESQAQSAQASVLHSVESDSLSSSHASLSTTQTADSGFSESVSATSCCSLDPHAEKETSCEKAVRPEAAITGYQHPTESASGHASQFYIALVDSSGKEQRLDEREDALADLPEDVTLELVWKNNERLKEYVLVSSKELEYDEDPSSLSETSRAGHFTLEQCLNLFTKPEVLAPEEAWYCPKCQQHREASKQLLLWRLPNVLIIQLKRFSFRSFIWRDKINDMVDFPVRNLDLSKFCIGQKDEMQQPPIYDLYAVINHYGGMIGGHYTAYARLPSDKNSQRSDVGWRLFDDSTVTMVEESQVVTRYAYVLFYRRRNSPVERPPRFLRPGGPESTTGAGATASQASLIWRELEEEEEGLAEGPRGLFSSALRRQQARRNREEDEDRPDGSVRRHRRHKMSDYPDDDCVRYFVLGTLAAVFALFVNLVYPILYKVSWR from the exons ATGTTCCATACTTCTTTGCCAGAAAGGAATCTATTGCTAGGTCAACTTGTTTTTTGGGCGGTGCTTATTTTTGGTCATTGCCAGGAATCTGAGGTCACTATGACAAATG atGTATTTGTGGACTGGAAGCAAAATGTCAATGAAGTTACTGTCAGACTGCGCTGTGGGGAGGAGGTGCAGAAGATAGAGGACATCAACACAACCTTCACTGATACAGACTGCTGTGTGTGCTTACCAG ATGGACGGGAGTGGAGCTGCCAACTGCAGGAGGAAATTGAGGCCTCGTGTAGCAAGGTCCAGCACAAAGGAAATTTCTTGCATATCATCATGCACAAAAAGATTCCCTTTCACATCTGGCCCTCACTGAAG TCAAACAAAAAGGAGAAGGGCAAGGGGACAGTACCTGCCGACGAGACCAAAAACACCAAGAAACAGGAGGTTAAACCTGTCACCTTGGAATCATCAGAGGAACCCAAACTGTTGCCACAAGCGCAGCCTCAGTCTCCTTCGTCACCTGCACAAAGACGCAACAGTGGCAGAACTGAGCGGGGTGTCAAACGTGGGTTTAAAAACAAAGCGGCAAGCGACAAGGCCACTTTAGACTCTGAAGGAACGAAAGCTGAAACTGTGGAAGGCCCATCCACCAGCAGCAAGCCTGTTACTGTCATGACAGGCGGGCAGCAGCCTCAGGAACCCAGTGCCAAGCGCACCACCGTACGGCTGCCTAAGACCACCAAGGGTGCTATATCGCCAGCGGACAGGGAGACACATTCTGTTAAGTCCACTGGCGATGCTCCACCAGCACAACCACCTACTGCACAGACAAAACGCAAGGATGCAGACAAGAGAGCCGAGAAACTAGGCCGCGGTCAGGAACAGAAACCTGGGGTTGCTGTTGCAGCTTCTAGCCACACCAACAAAGCTCAG GTGGCAGGGACGTTAAACCAGTCTTCAGACAAGTCTGAAACAATAGCACACGGTAGTGAAAGCCAATCGGCGACCCCCATCAGCACCAGCGATTGCCTTGAACCTGTCATCTTGAACAACAAAGTGCAATCTGCATCTCCCGAAATGCTGGGAGACAAAGCGGACTCTGAAATAGAGGAAAGGACTgttgagcagaaagcagagcagGTTACTTTGCTCTGCCAACAGCATGGGTCAGGAGACGCAGTACCACTACCACCTGTTGGCAAGGCTGTCAGTCATGGTTTGCCACAGAGTccagaacagaagcagagcagttGTTATGGAGAGGAGAAGCGGGACCAGTCAAAGGAGGAACCTCTGGATATTAAGCAACAAGAGG CCCCAGAGCCAATGGTTAATCTACAGTTGGTAAAGAACGACTCGTATGAAAAGGGCACAGACCTGATGGTGGTCAATGTTTACATGAAGGAGATCTGCAGGGACACAGCCAGGGTCATCTTCAGGGAACAAGACTTCACCCTCATCTTTCAGACAAG TGATGCTAACTTTCTGCGGCTTCATTCAGACTGTGGATCAAACACAGTCTTTAAGTGGCAAGTGAAACTCAG GAATTTGATCCAGCCTGAGCAGTGCAGCTACTCCTTCACTCCATCCCGTGTGGACATAACCCTGAAGAAGAGGCACAGCCAACGCTGGGGGGGTCTGGAGGCCCCCGCTACACAAG GTGCAGTGGGTGGCGCCAAAGTTGCTGTGCCCTCCAGCCCTGCCTGCATGGAAAAGAGCCAACCAGGCAGCAGCCAACACAACCTTCCAGCTAAGGAGGAGCCCCCGAGAGTTGGGGATGAGAAACCGAAAGCTCCCAAGGCCTCCTCCAGAGCGGAGGATAGCGTTCTGGATACCGTGGCTCCTCGCACTGTATCTGAGCATGTAGCCATCACCAAGCCAGAACCCACTGTTACCACC CCTAAGCCTACATGCATGGTGCAGCCCATGACCCATGCACCCCCTGCCAGCAGTGAGCGccatgaagaggaggaggagaagaaggttTGCCTGCCTGGTTTTACAGGATTGGTCAATCTTGGCAACACCTGCTTCATGAACAGTGTTATCCAGTCCCTGTCCAACACCAGAGAACTCAGGGATTACTTCCATG ATCGAGCATTTGAGGCAGAAATCAACTGCAACAATCCTCTAGGAACAGGAGGCAGGCTGGCCATTGGATTTGCCGTGCTGCTCAGGGCCCTTTGGAAAGGAACACATCATGCCTTCCAACCCTCAAAACTCAAG GCCATTGTGGCCAGTAAAGCCAGTCAGTTTACAGGTTACGCCCAGCATGATGCCCAGGAGTTCATGGCTTTCTTGCTGGACGGGCTCCATGAAGACTTGAATCGCATCCAGAATAAACCTTACACAGAGACAGTTGACTCTGATGGGCGGCTGGATGAG GTGGTGGCGGAGGAGGCGTGGCAGAGGCATAAGATGAGAAATGATTCCTTTATAGTAGACCTTTTCCAAGGCCAGTTCAAATCTAAGCTTGTTTGCCCTACATGCTCCAAG GTCTCTATCACCTTTGACCCTTTCCTGTACTTGCCAGTTCCCTTGCctcaaaaacaaaaggtgctATCAGTTTTTTACTTTGCTAAGGAACCACATAAAAAACCCATCAAG TTTTTGGTGAGCGTGAGCAAGGAGAGCTCCAGCACTGCTGAAGTGCTTGAATCTATTTCGAGAAGTGTGAGGGTTAAACCAGAAAACCTCAGACTGGCTGAg GTGGGAAAAAACCGCTTCCAGCGCATGTTTCTGCCATCGCATTCCCTGGACACTGTGTCCTCCACAGACTATTTGTTCTGCTTTGAGGTGCTCTCCAAAGACCTGGTCAAAGAGAAAGTGGTGTTGATCAGAGTGCAACAG AAACTCCAGGTACCTAATATCCCAATTTCTAAGTGTGCTGCTTGCCTGAAACCTCCAGGAACTGAAGAAGAAAAGCTCAAGCGATGCACACGTTGCTATCGCGTTGGCTACTGTAACCA ACTATGTCAGAGGACCCACTGGCCCAATCACAAGGGTCTGTGTCGACCAAATGCAGAGAACGTGGGCCTCCCCTTCTTAATCAGTGTGCCGGAGTCTCGACTCTCATACGCCCGACTCACCCAGTTACTGGAGGGTTATTCTAG GTTTTCCGTCAATGTGTTCCAGCCTCCTTTCCAATCAGGCAGGACATCCCCTGAAACATCCCAAAGCCGGGTAGAACTCCCCTCTGTGCCAGGAGGCTCTTCTGAGGGTCATGGATCTGGTGATGAGGCTACAGGCAGCAGCAGTACTGTGGGTGAAGCAGGTGATCTGGATTTGGACAGGCAAGCTCTGCTGCCTGAGTCACAGGCACAGTCTGCTCAGGCTTCAGTGCTCCACTCTGTGGAGTCAGATTCCCTCTCATCTTCCCATGCATCACTCTCGACCACGCAAACTGCAGACTCAGGATTTTCTGAGTCAGTCTCTGCAACTTCGTGCTGCTCTCTTGACCCTCATGCTGAAAAAGAGACGTCCTGTGAGAAGGCAGTTCGACCAGAAG CGGCAATAACAGGGTATCAGCATCCAACGGAATCTGCCTCAGGTCACGCTAGTCAGTTCTACATAGCTCTGGTCGACTCTAGTGGCAAGGAACAGAGGTTGGATGAGAGAG AAGATGCCCTTGCAGACCTTCCAGAGGATGTGACCCTAGAGCTAGTGTGGAAAAACAACGAACGTCTGAAGGAGTATGTCCTGGTGAGCTCCAAGGAATTGGAATATGACGAGGACCCCAGCTCTCTAAGCGAAACATCTAGAGCAGGTCACTTTACTCTGGAGCAGTGCCTTAACCTCTTCACCAAGCCAGAGGTCCTGGCACCAGAGGAGGCAtg GTACTGTCCAAAGTGCCAGCAGCACCGTGAGGCCTCCAAGCAACTCCTTCTGTGGCGTCTGCCCAACGTTCTGATCATCCAGCTCAAAAGGTTTTCATTCAGGAGCTTTATCTGGAGGGATAAAATCAATGACATGGTTGACTTCCCTGTCAG GAATCTGGATCTGAGTAAGTTCTGCATTGGCCAGAAGGATGAAATGCAACAACCCCCTATCTATGACTTGTATGCAGTCATCAACCACTATGGAGGAATGATAGGAGGCCACTATACAGCATACGCGCGTCTGCCAAGTGACAAGAACAGCCAGCGCAGTGATGTTG gcTGGCGCCTGTTCGATGACAGCACGGTGACAATGGTGGAGGAGAGTCAGGTGGTGACCCGTTATGCATACGTGCTCTTCTACAGACGACGAAACTCCCCCGTGGAGAGGCCACCACGCTTCCTCAGGCCCGGAGGACCCGAATCAACCACGGGTGCAGGAGCTACTGCCAGCCAG GCCTCTCTAATATGGCGGGAActagaggaggaagaggaggggctCGCCGAGGGCCCACGTGGACTCTTCAGTTCTGCCCTGCGGAGGCAGCAAGCAAGAAGGaacagagaggaagacgaggacagACCTGATGGGTCGGTGCGCCGGCACCGCAGGCACAAGATGTCTGACTATCCCGACGACGACTGTGTGCGATACTTTGTTTTGGGCACACTGGCTGCAGTGTTCGCTCTGTTTGTCAACTTAGTGTATCCTATTCTTTACAAAGTCAGCTGGAGATAG
- the usp19 gene encoding ubiquitin carboxyl-terminal hydrolase 19 isoform X2, whose translation MASSGGSSLAGNEPVGRRGGAQHRRGSGRDNSSDLSTSTSKKKQKDRANQESREAKRAAAAAAAADGVIAEVKKDVFVDWKQNVNEVTVRLRCGEEVQKIEDINTTFTDTDCCVCLPDGREWSCQLQEEIEASCSKVQHKGNFLHIIMHKKIPFHIWPSLKSNKKEKGKGTVPADETKNTKKQEVKPVTLESSEEPKLLPQAQPQSPSSPAQRRNSGRTERGVKRGFKNKAASDKATLDSEGTKAETVEGPSTSSKPVTVMTGGQQPQEPSAKRTTVRLPKTTKGAISPADRETHSVKSTGDAPPAQPPTAQTKRKDADKRAEKLGRGQEQKPGVAVAASSHTNKAQVAGTLNQSSDKSETIAHGSESQSATPISTSDCLEPVILNNKVQSASPEMLGDKADSEIEERTVEQKAEQVTLLCQQHGSGDAVPLPPVGKAVSHGLPQSPEQKQSSCYGEEKRDQSKEEPLDIKQQEAPEPMVNLQLVKNDSYEKGTDLMVVNVYMKEICRDTARVIFREQDFTLIFQTSDANFLRLHSDCGSNTVFKWQVKLRNLIQPEQCSYSFTPSRVDITLKKRHSQRWGGLEAPATQVGGAKVAVPSSPACMEKSQPGSSQHNLPAKEEPPRVGDEKPKAPKASSRAEDSVLDTVAPRTVSEHVAITKPEPTVTTPKPTCMVQPMTHAPPASSERHEEEEEKKVCLPGFTGLVNLGNTCFMNSVIQSLSNTRELRDYFHDRAFEAEINCNNPLGTGGRLAIGFAVLLRALWKGTHHAFQPSKLKAIVASKASQFTGYAQHDAQEFMAFLLDGLHEDLNRIQNKPYTETVDSDGRLDEVVAEEAWQRHKMRNDSFIVDLFQGQFKSKLVCPTCSKVSITFDPFLYLPVPLPQKQKVLSVFYFAKEPHKKPIKFLVSVSKESSSTAEVLESISRSVRVKPENLRLAEVGKNRFQRMFLPSHSLDTVSSTDYLFCFEVLSKDLVKEKVVLIRVQQKLQVPNIPISKCAACLKPPGTEEEKLKRCTRCYRVGYCNQLCQRTHWPNHKGLCRPNAENVGLPFLISVPESRLSYARLTQLLEGYSRFSVNVFQPPFQSGRTSPETSQSRVELPSVPGGSSEGHGSGDEATGSSSTVGEAGDLDLDRQALLPESQAQSAQASVLHSVESDSLSSSHASLSTTQTADSGFSESVSATSCCSLDPHAEKETSCEKAVRPEAAITGYQHPTESASGHASQFYIALVDSSGKEQRLDEREDALADLPEDVTLELVWKNNERLKEYVLVSSKELEYDEDPSSLSETSRAGHFTLEQCLNLFTKPEVLAPEEAWYCPKCQQHREASKQLLLWRLPNVLIIQLKRFSFRSFIWRDKINDMVDFPVRNLDLSKFCIGQKDEMQQPPIYDLYAVINHYGGMIGGHYTAYARLPSDKNSQRSDVGWRLFDDSTVTMVEESQVVTRYAYVLFYRRRNSPVERPPRFLRPGGPESTTGAGATASQASLIWRELEEEEEGLAEGPRGLFSSALRRQQARRNREEDEDRPDGSVRRHRRHKMSDYPDDDCVRYFVLGTLAAVFALFVNLVYPILYKVSWR comes from the exons ATGGCCAGCAGTGGTGGTAGCAGTTTGGCTGGTAATGAACCAGTGGGCCGTCGTGGTGGGGCTCAGCACAGAAGAGGCAGCGGTAGGGACAACAGCTCAGACTTGTCTACCAGTACCAGTAAAAAGAAGCAAAAGGACAGAGCCAACCAGGAAAGCAGAGAGGCAAAGcgggctgcagcagcggctgcagcagccgacGGTGTCATCGCAGAAGTCAAGAAAG atGTATTTGTGGACTGGAAGCAAAATGTCAATGAAGTTACTGTCAGACTGCGCTGTGGGGAGGAGGTGCAGAAGATAGAGGACATCAACACAACCTTCACTGATACAGACTGCTGTGTGTGCTTACCAG ATGGACGGGAGTGGAGCTGCCAACTGCAGGAGGAAATTGAGGCCTCGTGTAGCAAGGTCCAGCACAAAGGAAATTTCTTGCATATCATCATGCACAAAAAGATTCCCTTTCACATCTGGCCCTCACTGAAG TCAAACAAAAAGGAGAAGGGCAAGGGGACAGTACCTGCCGACGAGACCAAAAACACCAAGAAACAGGAGGTTAAACCTGTCACCTTGGAATCATCAGAGGAACCCAAACTGTTGCCACAAGCGCAGCCTCAGTCTCCTTCGTCACCTGCACAAAGACGCAACAGTGGCAGAACTGAGCGGGGTGTCAAACGTGGGTTTAAAAACAAAGCGGCAAGCGACAAGGCCACTTTAGACTCTGAAGGAACGAAAGCTGAAACTGTGGAAGGCCCATCCACCAGCAGCAAGCCTGTTACTGTCATGACAGGCGGGCAGCAGCCTCAGGAACCCAGTGCCAAGCGCACCACCGTACGGCTGCCTAAGACCACCAAGGGTGCTATATCGCCAGCGGACAGGGAGACACATTCTGTTAAGTCCACTGGCGATGCTCCACCAGCACAACCACCTACTGCACAGACAAAACGCAAGGATGCAGACAAGAGAGCCGAGAAACTAGGCCGCGGTCAGGAACAGAAACCTGGGGTTGCTGTTGCAGCTTCTAGCCACACCAACAAAGCTCAG GTGGCAGGGACGTTAAACCAGTCTTCAGACAAGTCTGAAACAATAGCACACGGTAGTGAAAGCCAATCGGCGACCCCCATCAGCACCAGCGATTGCCTTGAACCTGTCATCTTGAACAACAAAGTGCAATCTGCATCTCCCGAAATGCTGGGAGACAAAGCGGACTCTGAAATAGAGGAAAGGACTgttgagcagaaagcagagcagGTTACTTTGCTCTGCCAACAGCATGGGTCAGGAGACGCAGTACCACTACCACCTGTTGGCAAGGCTGTCAGTCATGGTTTGCCACAGAGTccagaacagaagcagagcagttGTTATGGAGAGGAGAAGCGGGACCAGTCAAAGGAGGAACCTCTGGATATTAAGCAACAAGAGG CCCCAGAGCCAATGGTTAATCTACAGTTGGTAAAGAACGACTCGTATGAAAAGGGCACAGACCTGATGGTGGTCAATGTTTACATGAAGGAGATCTGCAGGGACACAGCCAGGGTCATCTTCAGGGAACAAGACTTCACCCTCATCTTTCAGACAAG TGATGCTAACTTTCTGCGGCTTCATTCAGACTGTGGATCAAACACAGTCTTTAAGTGGCAAGTGAAACTCAG GAATTTGATCCAGCCTGAGCAGTGCAGCTACTCCTTCACTCCATCCCGTGTGGACATAACCCTGAAGAAGAGGCACAGCCAACGCTGGGGGGGTCTGGAGGCCCCCGCTACACAAG TGGGTGGCGCCAAAGTTGCTGTGCCCTCCAGCCCTGCCTGCATGGAAAAGAGCCAACCAGGCAGCAGCCAACACAACCTTCCAGCTAAGGAGGAGCCCCCGAGAGTTGGGGATGAGAAACCGAAAGCTCCCAAGGCCTCCTCCAGAGCGGAGGATAGCGTTCTGGATACCGTGGCTCCTCGCACTGTATCTGAGCATGTAGCCATCACCAAGCCAGAACCCACTGTTACCACC CCTAAGCCTACATGCATGGTGCAGCCCATGACCCATGCACCCCCTGCCAGCAGTGAGCGccatgaagaggaggaggagaagaaggttTGCCTGCCTGGTTTTACAGGATTGGTCAATCTTGGCAACACCTGCTTCATGAACAGTGTTATCCAGTCCCTGTCCAACACCAGAGAACTCAGGGATTACTTCCATG ATCGAGCATTTGAGGCAGAAATCAACTGCAACAATCCTCTAGGAACAGGAGGCAGGCTGGCCATTGGATTTGCCGTGCTGCTCAGGGCCCTTTGGAAAGGAACACATCATGCCTTCCAACCCTCAAAACTCAAG GCCATTGTGGCCAGTAAAGCCAGTCAGTTTACAGGTTACGCCCAGCATGATGCCCAGGAGTTCATGGCTTTCTTGCTGGACGGGCTCCATGAAGACTTGAATCGCATCCAGAATAAACCTTACACAGAGACAGTTGACTCTGATGGGCGGCTGGATGAG GTGGTGGCGGAGGAGGCGTGGCAGAGGCATAAGATGAGAAATGATTCCTTTATAGTAGACCTTTTCCAAGGCCAGTTCAAATCTAAGCTTGTTTGCCCTACATGCTCCAAG GTCTCTATCACCTTTGACCCTTTCCTGTACTTGCCAGTTCCCTTGCctcaaaaacaaaaggtgctATCAGTTTTTTACTTTGCTAAGGAACCACATAAAAAACCCATCAAG TTTTTGGTGAGCGTGAGCAAGGAGAGCTCCAGCACTGCTGAAGTGCTTGAATCTATTTCGAGAAGTGTGAGGGTTAAACCAGAAAACCTCAGACTGGCTGAg GTGGGAAAAAACCGCTTCCAGCGCATGTTTCTGCCATCGCATTCCCTGGACACTGTGTCCTCCACAGACTATTTGTTCTGCTTTGAGGTGCTCTCCAAAGACCTGGTCAAAGAGAAAGTGGTGTTGATCAGAGTGCAACAG AAACTCCAGGTACCTAATATCCCAATTTCTAAGTGTGCTGCTTGCCTGAAACCTCCAGGAACTGAAGAAGAAAAGCTCAAGCGATGCACACGTTGCTATCGCGTTGGCTACTGTAACCA ACTATGTCAGAGGACCCACTGGCCCAATCACAAGGGTCTGTGTCGACCAAATGCAGAGAACGTGGGCCTCCCCTTCTTAATCAGTGTGCCGGAGTCTCGACTCTCATACGCCCGACTCACCCAGTTACTGGAGGGTTATTCTAG GTTTTCCGTCAATGTGTTCCAGCCTCCTTTCCAATCAGGCAGGACATCCCCTGAAACATCCCAAAGCCGGGTAGAACTCCCCTCTGTGCCAGGAGGCTCTTCTGAGGGTCATGGATCTGGTGATGAGGCTACAGGCAGCAGCAGTACTGTGGGTGAAGCAGGTGATCTGGATTTGGACAGGCAAGCTCTGCTGCCTGAGTCACAGGCACAGTCTGCTCAGGCTTCAGTGCTCCACTCTGTGGAGTCAGATTCCCTCTCATCTTCCCATGCATCACTCTCGACCACGCAAACTGCAGACTCAGGATTTTCTGAGTCAGTCTCTGCAACTTCGTGCTGCTCTCTTGACCCTCATGCTGAAAAAGAGACGTCCTGTGAGAAGGCAGTTCGACCAGAAG CGGCAATAACAGGGTATCAGCATCCAACGGAATCTGCCTCAGGTCACGCTAGTCAGTTCTACATAGCTCTGGTCGACTCTAGTGGCAAGGAACAGAGGTTGGATGAGAGAG AAGATGCCCTTGCAGACCTTCCAGAGGATGTGACCCTAGAGCTAGTGTGGAAAAACAACGAACGTCTGAAGGAGTATGTCCTGGTGAGCTCCAAGGAATTGGAATATGACGAGGACCCCAGCTCTCTAAGCGAAACATCTAGAGCAGGTCACTTTACTCTGGAGCAGTGCCTTAACCTCTTCACCAAGCCAGAGGTCCTGGCACCAGAGGAGGCAtg GTACTGTCCAAAGTGCCAGCAGCACCGTGAGGCCTCCAAGCAACTCCTTCTGTGGCGTCTGCCCAACGTTCTGATCATCCAGCTCAAAAGGTTTTCATTCAGGAGCTTTATCTGGAGGGATAAAATCAATGACATGGTTGACTTCCCTGTCAG GAATCTGGATCTGAGTAAGTTCTGCATTGGCCAGAAGGATGAAATGCAACAACCCCCTATCTATGACTTGTATGCAGTCATCAACCACTATGGAGGAATGATAGGAGGCCACTATACAGCATACGCGCGTCTGCCAAGTGACAAGAACAGCCAGCGCAGTGATGTTG gcTGGCGCCTGTTCGATGACAGCACGGTGACAATGGTGGAGGAGAGTCAGGTGGTGACCCGTTATGCATACGTGCTCTTCTACAGACGACGAAACTCCCCCGTGGAGAGGCCACCACGCTTCCTCAGGCCCGGAGGACCCGAATCAACCACGGGTGCAGGAGCTACTGCCAGCCAG GCCTCTCTAATATGGCGGGAActagaggaggaagaggaggggctCGCCGAGGGCCCACGTGGACTCTTCAGTTCTGCCCTGCGGAGGCAGCAAGCAAGAAGGaacagagaggaagacgaggacagACCTGATGGGTCGGTGCGCCGGCACCGCAGGCACAAGATGTCTGACTATCCCGACGACGACTGTGTGCGATACTTTGTTTTGGGCACACTGGCTGCAGTGTTCGCTCTGTTTGTCAACTTAGTGTATCCTATTCTTTACAAAGTCAGCTGGAGATAG